The proteins below come from a single uncultured Dethiosulfovibrio sp. genomic window:
- a CDS encoding phage tail tape measure protein, giving the protein MSKRDVQINVGAKVDQAVSSFNRLQKTLYLNGRRLEGYGETIGKVFDPAMKGLLAVGATAKVAATGVGIAAFSVAQELEEAMAIVAKKTGESGEALKGYEEIVRKLFRENPVEGYGQVAEALAAVRVASGATGADLEKLTQHYLSLAEVTGSDLSSSILLGSRLFGDWSISTEHQTEALDALFVASRSTGTSIEGLAEKAVTYGTKFRLLGFSLEETLGLLGKWEKEGVSTEKALSGLGQAITNMTKGGVQDLGRGWRDLTDSIKNASTEGEAINKAVKYFGADAGPDMAAAIRENRFELGGLVEVLSKASGAILKADEDTSTLGDALHSLKNTAKDKLLEPLGDEVSRYVAHVAKLLEVLVEWADKNQILKVSVDAFFEGFGLGKVQVEEFKDALERIDVASITDQCETFGRMLKAIYQSLNAIAEAIPWEFLIDHADSLTKIIIYGWAAGKVMAIAGGILTLSKSFKGLADSMNLFATAQVLLEGSTLFSWLIGRSGKKGVEKGLVLAGEASKGLAIAGTAASTTMKMLSKVVGSAVFDVLVFPEAIGEVNYSIEDMTAAMEGNEEALERLPDKVKEWLIQTGQIKKSVEDIKDMKEELKGLNEEGFSNPDDLLREWGKKQAELAQRQLSKVALSVSDLQERIKDFREQGKDAMELFGLSALEADEIIRDSVMQVAEDLRKSLADESPYMATAFVNAMEKMGLDGGDALMTSIARAMGKKKDLPIKTLTGAIQEGFIKGTALPEAMKLIQGQSEEVAKKAGEAIEKELAGLGLSSRLMDSLKAYSAKLELANFGIQSTAPKLQGSGRSVTNVNTPVSVQIGTVNVGKPEDAKKTGQSIGEGISRSFYPSY; this is encoded by the coding sequence TTGTCTAAGCGAGACGTTCAGATCAACGTAGGGGCCAAAGTGGATCAGGCTGTGAGTTCATTCAACCGTCTCCAGAAGACCCTGTATCTGAACGGTCGTCGCCTGGAGGGGTATGGAGAGACCATCGGCAAGGTCTTTGATCCTGCTATGAAGGGCCTGTTAGCTGTTGGGGCCACCGCCAAGGTAGCGGCGACCGGCGTCGGCATAGCCGCTTTTTCGGTGGCCCAGGAGCTTGAGGAGGCCATGGCGATAGTGGCCAAAAAAACAGGGGAGAGCGGAGAGGCCCTGAAAGGCTATGAGGAGATAGTCAGGAAGCTATTCCGTGAAAATCCGGTAGAGGGATATGGTCAGGTGGCTGAGGCTTTGGCAGCTGTCAGAGTGGCCAGCGGTGCGACCGGGGCTGATTTGGAGAAGCTCACTCAGCACTACCTATCTTTAGCGGAGGTTACTGGGTCAGATCTGAGCAGCTCCATACTCTTGGGCTCCAGGCTCTTCGGGGACTGGTCGATCTCGACGGAGCATCAGACTGAGGCGTTAGATGCGTTGTTCGTTGCGTCCAGATCGACAGGAACCTCCATCGAGGGGCTGGCCGAGAAAGCGGTTACATATGGGACAAAATTCAGGTTACTAGGCTTCTCTCTGGAGGAGACTTTAGGGCTGCTGGGCAAGTGGGAGAAGGAGGGGGTTAGCACCGAGAAGGCCCTGTCCGGTCTTGGCCAGGCTATCACCAACATGACCAAAGGCGGCGTTCAAGATCTGGGGCGGGGATGGCGGGATCTCACCGATAGTATCAAAAATGCCTCGACCGAGGGAGAAGCCATAAACAAGGCAGTGAAGTATTTCGGGGCCGACGCTGGCCCAGATATGGCGGCGGCTATAAGGGAAAATCGCTTCGAGCTTGGTGGCTTGGTAGAGGTCCTGTCAAAGGCTTCAGGGGCCATTTTGAAGGCTGATGAAGATACGTCTACGCTGGGAGATGCCCTACATTCTCTCAAAAATACGGCAAAGGACAAGTTGTTGGAGCCCCTTGGTGACGAGGTTTCTCGATATGTTGCCCATGTCGCTAAGTTGTTGGAGGTCCTTGTTGAGTGGGCAGATAAAAACCAGATTCTTAAGGTGTCGGTGGACGCTTTCTTTGAGGGGTTTGGCTTAGGAAAGGTGCAAGTGGAAGAGTTTAAAGATGCGCTAGAGAGGATTGACGTAGCCTCCATCACCGATCAGTGTGAAACTTTCGGCAGAATGCTCAAAGCGATTTACCAATCACTTAATGCCATAGCCGAAGCGATCCCCTGGGAATTTTTGATAGATCATGCTGATAGTCTAACTAAAATCATTATATACGGATGGGCAGCAGGTAAGGTCATGGCGATAGCAGGGGGGATTTTAACGCTATCGAAGTCCTTCAAAGGATTGGCCGATTCTATGAATCTGTTCGCTACAGCTCAAGTCCTTCTAGAGGGAAGCACTCTTTTCAGCTGGCTTATTGGGCGAAGTGGCAAAAAAGGAGTTGAAAAGGGATTAGTTCTGGCTGGGGAGGCAAGTAAGGGGCTTGCTATCGCAGGAACTGCGGCTTCTACTACGATGAAGATGCTTTCTAAGGTTGTTGGGTCTGCTGTTTTTGATGTTTTAGTTTTTCCTGAGGCTATAGGAGAGGTTAATTATTCTATCGAGGACATGACTGCGGCAATGGAAGGCAACGAGGAGGCCCTGGAAAGACTGCCTGATAAGGTGAAAGAGTGGCTTATCCAGACCGGTCAGATCAAAAAGAGTGTTGAGGATATCAAGGACATGAAGGAAGAGCTGAAGGGGTTGAACGAGGAAGGATTTTCAAACCCTGATGATCTTCTGAGGGAATGGGGCAAGAAGCAGGCAGAGTTGGCCCAGAGACAACTTTCCAAGGTGGCTCTTTCTGTGAGTGACCTACAGGAGAGGATTAAAGACTTCAGAGAGCAGGGCAAGGATGCCATGGAGCTTTTCGGTCTCTCTGCCTTGGAGGCGGACGAGATTATCCGAGATTCTGTCATGCAGGTGGCCGAGGATCTCCGCAAGTCTCTTGCCGACGAGAGCCCCTATATGGCGACGGCTTTTGTGAACGCCATGGAGAAGATGGGCCTTGACGGTGGGGATGCCCTCATGACCTCCATCGCCAGAGCCATGGGAAAGAAGAAAGATCTTCCCATAAAGACCCTTACAGGAGCCATCCAGGAGGGATTCATCAAGGGTACGGCCCTTCCCGAGGCCATGAAGCTCATTCAGGGTCAGTCGGAGGAGGTTGCCAAGAAGGCAGGAGAGGCTATCGAGAAGGAGCTTGCGGGGCTTGGCCTGAGTTCTCGGCTCATGGATTCGCTTAAAGCCTATTCGGCCAAGCTCGAGCTTGCCAACTTCGGCATTCAGTCCACGGCTCCAAAGCTTCAAGGGAGTGGCAGGTCGGTTACGAACGTCAACACCCCGGTCTCGGTCCAGATCGGCACGGTGAACGTAGGCAAGCCCGAGGACGCCAAGAAGACGGGCCAGAGTATAGGCGAGGGTATCTCTCGGTCCTTTTATCCCAGCTACTGA
- a CDS encoding BRO family protein, whose amino-acid sequence MLEVKEKAGNTDIQGRELIKRAVDDVFSYRSSGLRDLPKNVDKTTFYGWVVYVAWLYVNRMEALGDSADMSKIVAIMERNDEKGEMRSAFDFFRAAEGRREVEDMIDVLEANPVAADSDVTLFEFEQKPVRVVFIDGNPWWMAKDVCDVLGLANPNSTLALLDEDEKSTIHSMEGGPDRVIINEPGLYSLILRSRKPDAKRFKRWLTHELLPTIRKTGSYALPGSKLSKNDKKEELSRKRLEVMERNANCRMAQMILKGIETFKDVMTSESKTVFMAKYGELVAETDMSHLLPKSTEAMYSATDIGKECGVSAQVIGKVATSHDLKSPMGKAGDYGYWIRSKSRYSSKEVMTFVYNERGRDWFLNHFGVAVVVEVD is encoded by the coding sequence ATGCTTGAAGTTAAGGAAAAAGCAGGGAATACGGATATTCAAGGCAGGGAATTGATAAAAAGGGCCGTAGATGACGTTTTTTCGTATAGATCGTCGGGGTTGCGTGATCTGCCTAAAAATGTTGATAAAACTACTTTCTACGGCTGGGTCGTGTATGTCGCGTGGCTTTACGTGAATCGAATGGAGGCCTTGGGAGATTCCGCCGATATGTCGAAAATCGTTGCCATTATGGAAAGAAACGACGAGAAAGGCGAGATGAGGTCCGCTTTCGATTTTTTTCGTGCCGCAGAGGGACGAAGGGAGGTAGAAGATATGATAGACGTGTTGGAGGCTAACCCCGTAGCTGCTGATTCTGATGTGACGTTATTCGAGTTCGAGCAGAAGCCCGTAAGGGTTGTCTTCATAGACGGTAACCCCTGGTGGATGGCTAAGGATGTTTGTGATGTGCTAGGACTTGCTAATCCCAATAGCACATTAGCCCTTCTGGACGAGGACGAAAAGAGCACCATCCACAGTATGGAGGGTGGGCCTGATCGGGTCATCATCAACGAACCCGGTCTTTACTCCCTTATCCTCAGATCCAGGAAGCCCGATGCCAAACGATTCAAACGCTGGCTTACCCACGAGCTTCTGCCGACCATAAGAAAGACCGGTAGCTATGCCCTTCCGGGAAGTAAGCTATCGAAGAACGATAAAAAAGAGGAGTTATCCAGAAAACGCTTAGAGGTTATGGAGCGTAACGCAAACTGCCGAATGGCTCAGATGATCCTGAAGGGTATAGAGACCTTTAAGGATGTAATGACAAGCGAATCCAAAACAGTGTTCATGGCTAAATACGGTGAGTTGGTTGCGGAGACCGACATGAGCCACCTTCTACCAAAATCCACAGAGGCCATGTATTCAGCTACGGACATAGGAAAAGAGTGTGGAGTGTCGGCCCAGGTCATAGGTAAAGTGGCCACCTCTCACGATCTAAAGAGCCCTATGGGGAAGGCAGGAGATTACGGCTATTGGATAAGGAGCAAGTCCCGTTATTCCAGCAAAGAGGTGATGACTTTCGTCTATAACGAGAGAGGTCGAGATTGGTTCCTGAATCACTTCGGTGTTGCTGTGGTCGTAGAGGTTGACTAA